In the genome of Hippoglossus hippoglossus isolate fHipHip1 chromosome 12, fHipHip1.pri, whole genome shotgun sequence, one region contains:
- the si:ch211-243g18.2 gene encoding keratin, type I cytoskeletal 18, with protein MASSLSVRSFSMSRQPSFSSRSLMDTGRSRSRASVSFAAASPLTRSASIGQDLNGPTGIKLNGLHGNSANEKEAMQSLNSRLANYLDKVRSLERSNADLELRIKQLMLDRIPKGHDLDSMMAQAHAVEQEVRKKTLENARLMLEIDNAKLAADDFRIKWETELVMCQSVERDCVALKKAKTDHEQIIASLRGDLDSLKEELYFLKKNHEEDLEEMKSRLARDEVTVEVDSATGPELGTILSDLRSQYEGIVKKNKEHAEQWYHKKLENVQTEVKESNEALRDAQSELTERQRFLQTLEVELESLHKQIAALEGNLAETAHKYSGEMERLQATLSQLEDDLSQLRLEMQRTKTDYEQLLRIKQNLEMEIATYRRLLEGEETVKEIPPPPKKEPDVRTRKIVKVVTQTMINGKVVDESSEVEQIEETKK; from the exons ATGGCCTCCAGTCTGTCCGTGAGGAGTTTCTCCATGAGCCGCCAGCCCTCCTTCTCCAGTCGTTCCCTGATGGACACCGGCCGCTCTCGCTCCCGCGCTTCGGTGTCCTTCGCGGCGGCCAGCCCACTCACCCGCTCAGCCTCGATCGGCCAGGATCTCAACGGGCCGACTGGCATCAAGCTCAATGGCCTGCACGGCAACAGCGCCAACGAGAAGGAAGCCATGCAGAGTCTCAACTCCCGCCTGGCCAACTACCTGGACAAG GTGCGGTCACTGGAGCGCTCCAACGCAGACCTGGAATTGAGGATCAAACAGCTCATGCTCGACCGCATTCCCAAAGGTCACGACCTTGATTCCATGATGGCTCAGGCTCATGCTGTTGAGCAAGAG GTGAGGAAGAAGACTTTGGAGAACGCTCGTCTCATGTTGGAGATCGATAACGCGAAGCTGGCTGCTGATGACTTCAGGATCAA GTGGGAGACGGAGCTGGTCATGTGTCAGTCTGTGGAGCGAGACTGCGTCGCTCTGAAAAAGGCCAAGACCGACCACGAGCAGATCATCGCCTCCCTGAGAGGAGACCTGGACAGTCTGAAGGAAGAACTTTACTTCCTCAAGAAAAACCACGAGGAG GATCTGGAGGAGATGAAGTCTCGTCTCGCCAGAGACGAGGTGACCGTGGAGGTGGACTCTGCCACCGGGCCGGAGCTGGGCACCATTCTGTCTGACCTGCGTTCCCAGTACGAGGGCATCGTGAAGAAGAACAAGGAGCACGCGGAGCAGTGGTACCACAAGAAG CTGGAGAATGTGCAGACCGAGGTGAAGGAGAGCAACGAGGCTCTGAGAGACGCCCAGAGCGAGCTGACCGAGAGGCAGCGCTTCCTGCAGACcctggaggtggagctggagagcCTGCACAAACAG attGCAGCGCTGGAGGGCAACCTGGCTGAGACCGCTCACAAATACTCCGGAGAGATGGAGCGGCTGCAGGCCACCCTGAGCCAGCTGGAGGACGACCTCTCCCAGCTCAGGCTGGAGATGCAGCGCACCAAGACCGATTACGAGCAGCTCCTCCGCATCAAGCAGAACCTGGAGATGGAGATCGCCACCTACAGGCGCCtgctggagggagaggaaac AGTCAAAGAGATTCCTCCTCCACCGAAAA AGGAGCCTGATGTTCGCACCAGGAAGATCGTGAAGGTGGTGACTCAGACGATGATCAACGGCAAAGTGGTGGACGAATCCAGCGAGGTGGAGCAGATCGAGGAGACCAAGAAATAG